From Acinetobacter suaedae, one genomic window encodes:
- the tilS gene encoding tRNA lysidine(34) synthetase TilS, with the protein MDSMLLLYLMSELFPTQTRTIYIDHQLQQVSTEWGELVQKYAEALNIPCVIQKVSIEIGNLEQQARHARYQAYQQHLDCNEILVLAHHQQDQAETLLLRLFSGAGVNGLAAMQQIDKRKDFTIWRPFLNLSREQIEQWSNQLGFEYVIDPTNSDIHYDRAWCREELWNVLEKRFPKMQSAVARTSYLMQDAAEILGDVLKADYQQCVIDNQLDLIKLDQLSAARQRQLLSAWIKGKDQYRPSYEMVKRLRDEVIFAKPDAQATLHINAYYYVRYQKKLYRLTYDQLYAEKVLKLPNITSHCFFWGKSIQVAAGKFEIISQTVGLASELLGRELKLIKRQGGEKIHLYGRVGHWPLKKAIQEAQILPWLRHTIQILIVDNVMLGVFSPKGFWLAQSEYVVQGGWQPSLISDCNDFSDQSFSHDE; encoded by the coding sequence ATGGATTCCATGCTGTTGCTGTATCTGATGTCTGAACTTTTCCCCACGCAAACCCGTACAATTTATATTGATCATCAGTTACAGCAGGTGAGTACTGAATGGGGAGAGCTTGTCCAAAAATATGCAGAAGCTTTGAATATTCCATGTGTTATTCAAAAGGTATCTATTGAAATAGGCAATTTAGAGCAACAAGCACGGCATGCCCGTTATCAAGCGTATCAACAACATTTAGATTGTAATGAAATTCTTGTGCTGGCACATCATCAACAGGATCAAGCTGAAACTTTATTACTTCGGTTATTTTCTGGGGCTGGTGTCAATGGGTTGGCTGCAATGCAGCAAATTGACAAACGGAAAGATTTTACCATTTGGCGCCCTTTTTTGAATTTAAGCCGAGAGCAAATTGAACAATGGTCAAATCAACTCGGCTTTGAGTATGTAATTGATCCGACTAATTCGGATATCCATTATGATCGGGCGTGGTGCAGAGAAGAGTTATGGAACGTCTTAGAAAAGCGCTTCCCTAAAATGCAGTCGGCTGTAGCACGGACAAGTTATTTGATGCAGGATGCTGCTGAAATCTTGGGGGATGTGTTAAAGGCGGATTATCAGCAATGTGTTATCGATAATCAGCTTGATTTGATTAAATTAGATCAGCTTTCCGCTGCACGACAACGTCAATTACTTTCAGCTTGGATTAAAGGTAAAGATCAGTATCGCCCAAGTTATGAGATGGTAAAACGTCTTCGAGATGAGGTGATTTTTGCAAAACCTGATGCACAAGCAACTTTACATATTAATGCTTATTATTATGTGCGTTACCAGAAAAAATTATACCGCCTTACATATGATCAGTTGTACGCTGAAAAAGTTTTAAAACTCCCTAATATTACCTCACACTGTTTCTTTTGGGGGAAATCTATACAGGTTGCAGCTGGAAAATTTGAAATTATTTCTCAAACCGTAGGACTTGCTTCAGAATTACTTGGGCGAGAATTAAAGCTGATCAAGCGACAAGGTGGGGAAAAAATTCATCTTTATGGTCGAGTTGGGCATTGGCCGCTCAAGAAAGCGATACAAGAAGCACAGATTTTGCCTTGGTTGCGTCATACAATTCAAATATTAATCGTAGATAATGTTATGCTTGGGGTTTTTAGCCCAAAGGGTTTTTGGTTGGCACAATCTGAGTATGTGGTACAGGGCGGTTGGCAACCAAGTTTAATTTCTGACTGTAATGATTTTTCTGATCAGTCTTTTTCACATGACGAGTAG
- a CDS encoding acetyl-CoA carboxylase carboxyltransferase subunit alpha yields the protein MKNKATQSKAWTTVQIARHPERPQFLDYVSEIFTEFDALHGDRLFGDDGAMIGGLARFDGQPVMVVGQHRGRSTREKLQHNFGMCNPEGYRKSQRLLDMAERFNLPVFTFVDTMGAYPGVGAEERGQAEAIATSLAQLSSLKVPVIATVLGEGGSGGALGIGVADRVIMLSHSIYSVISPEGCASILWKTAEKAAQASEALALTADKLQALGIVEYVVDEGDGAHLNPEKVMHDLKDVLKQALDELQPMDAQARCEARYQRLMKFGSSNLGIAS from the coding sequence ATGAAAAATAAAGCGACTCAGTCCAAGGCTTGGACTACGGTTCAAATTGCACGCCATCCTGAGCGTCCGCAATTTCTCGATTATGTAAGTGAAATTTTTACCGAGTTTGATGCACTACATGGTGATCGTTTGTTTGGTGATGACGGTGCCATGATTGGTGGGTTAGCACGTTTTGATGGTCAGCCGGTCATGGTGGTCGGTCAACATCGTGGACGTAGTACTCGTGAAAAGTTACAACACAACTTCGGTATGTGTAATCCTGAAGGGTACCGTAAATCGCAACGTTTACTGGATATGGCTGAACGGTTTAATTTACCAGTATTTACCTTTGTTGACACCATGGGGGCATATCCTGGAGTGGGTGCAGAGGAGCGTGGTCAAGCAGAAGCGATCGCGACCAGTTTGGCACAACTTTCTAGTTTAAAAGTTCCTGTGATTGCCACTGTATTGGGTGAAGGTGGTTCTGGTGGTGCGCTTGGTATTGGTGTTGCTGATCGTGTGATTATGTTGTCACATAGTATTTATTCAGTGATTTCTCCTGAAGGTTGCGCATCTATTTTATGGAAGACAGCTGAAAAAGCAGCCCAAGCAAGTGAAGCATTGGCATTGACGGCTGATAAACTGCAAGCTTTAGGGATTGTTGAATACGTTGTGGATGAAGGTGATGGTGCACATTTAAATCCAGAAAAAGTCATGCATGACCTAAAAGATGTGTTAAAACAAGCTCTAGATGAATTGCAACCAATGGATGCACAAGCACGATGCGAAGCACGTTATCAGCGTTTAATGAAGTTTGGCAGCAGCAATTTAGGCATCGCGTCTTAA
- the proC gene encoding pyrroline-5-carboxylate reductase translates to MATSLNQNICFIGGGNMAQALIGGLLSRGLPVTRITVSDPVEQIRQILEEKGIQTTTDNGEAIKNADVVVLAVKPQVLATVLQPLKGLLSDKLVISIIAGAEIQTISDLIGGSQRIVRVMPNTPALVQTGAHGIYASAAVGTQDRELTSQILAATGLTIWVDNEAQIDAVTAVSGSGPAYFFYLMESMIRAGKNLGLDEKVATALTLQTALGAAQMAITSSNSPAELRKNVTSPNGTTQAALEVFDRAQISQNIQAALAAAQKRSQELAQELSDKTKSV, encoded by the coding sequence ATGGCGACTTCATTGAATCAAAATATCTGTTTTATTGGCGGCGGTAACATGGCGCAAGCCTTGATTGGTGGGCTACTTTCACGCGGTTTACCTGTAACCCGCATTACAGTTTCAGATCCTGTTGAGCAGATTCGTCAAATATTAGAAGAAAAAGGAATTCAAACAACTACAGATAATGGCGAAGCAATTAAAAATGCTGATGTGGTTGTTCTTGCAGTTAAACCACAAGTGTTGGCAACGGTATTACAACCATTAAAAGGGCTGTTGTCAGATAAACTTGTGATCTCCATTATTGCTGGAGCTGAGATTCAAACTATTTCAGACTTAATTGGTGGAAGCCAGCGTATTGTTCGTGTGATGCCAAATACACCAGCATTGGTTCAAACTGGCGCGCATGGGATTTATGCATCAGCTGCAGTGGGGACGCAAGATCGTGAATTAACCAGTCAAATTTTAGCGGCGACTGGTTTGACGATTTGGGTGGATAATGAGGCTCAAATAGATGCGGTGACAGCAGTATCAGGTTCTGGCCCAGCTTACTTTTTCTATTTAATGGAAAGTATGATTCGTGCTGGTAAAAATCTTGGTCTGGATGAAAAAGTCGCTACAGCATTGACTTTACAGACTGCGTTAGGCGCTGCGCAAATGGCAATTACCAGTTCTAATTCTCCCGCAGAATTACGTAAAAATGTGACTTCTCCAAATGGTACGACACAGGCAGCTTTAGAGGTGTTTGATCGTGCACAGATTTCACAGAATATTCAAGCAGCACTTGCAGCAGCTCAAAAGCGTAGCCAAGAGCTAGCGCAAGAGTTAAGTGACAAGACTAAATCGGTTTAA
- the ppx gene encoding exopolyphosphatase — protein sequence MSDFLIDEELLAAIDMGSNSFHLAIARVDHGEVKKVASMSEKVQLAAGLDENKNLTEAAQQRGLACLARFVGRLSSVQPNRLRIVATNALRQAKNGHEFIQKAAEILPKPIEIIAGREEARLIYLGVSHTMANGGRRLVVDIGGGSTEFIIGEEFEPLHTESLQMGCVAYSKAYFSDGEISAKAFDKAVVAARKEMSGIANTYKSVGWDTVVGSSGTIKACRQILVNLGLSDEQENLTREGLYKLKDRLLKFKCTSEIDFEGLREDRRAVLPAGVAILYAIFDVLNIDKLAYSDGALREGVMYDLLGRFQHEDIRDRSVQALMGRYNADPKQAERVVKTAQHLFDRVADALNLTTEDSDLLRRAAYLHEIGLAISHGGYHRHGAYLLQHSDIPGFSQIDQNHLSHLVSHHRRKLRVDAKNDVFKVGGKHLVYLCLLLRLAVLLNHSRSDQMLPAIELSVVNDQQWQLSVSGDAKQWPLLVADLHDEQVQFKHWDIELNIQSDKFVD from the coding sequence ATGTCTGATTTTCTGATTGATGAGGAATTACTTGCTGCGATTGATATGGGATCAAATAGTTTCCATCTCGCAATAGCTCGTGTTGATCACGGTGAAGTGAAAAAAGTTGCTTCAATGTCAGAAAAAGTACAGTTAGCTGCTGGACTCGATGAAAATAAAAATTTAACTGAAGCTGCACAGCAAAGAGGCCTAGCTTGTTTAGCACGGTTTGTCGGGCGTTTGAGTTCAGTTCAGCCGAATCGTTTGAGGATCGTAGCAACGAATGCACTCAGACAAGCAAAAAATGGGCATGAATTTATTCAAAAGGCTGCTGAAATTTTACCTAAACCCATTGAAATCATTGCTGGTCGTGAAGAAGCACGTCTGATTTATTTGGGTGTTTCTCATACGATGGCAAATGGTGGGCGTCGTTTAGTGGTGGATATTGGCGGCGGCTCAACAGAATTTATTATTGGTGAGGAGTTTGAGCCTCTTCATACCGAGTCATTACAAATGGGCTGTGTGGCATATAGTAAGGCCTATTTTTCTGATGGTGAGATTTCGGCTAAAGCTTTTGATAAAGCTGTTGTTGCTGCTCGTAAAGAAATGTCTGGTATCGCTAATACATATAAATCAGTTGGTTGGGATACTGTGGTCGGTTCGAGTGGTACCATTAAAGCTTGCCGTCAGATTTTGGTGAATCTCGGATTAAGTGATGAACAAGAAAATCTCACACGAGAAGGGCTTTATAAATTAAAAGATCGTTTACTTAAGTTTAAGTGTACATCGGAAATTGATTTTGAAGGTCTACGTGAAGATCGTCGAGCAGTTTTGCCAGCTGGGGTGGCGATTTTATATGCGATTTTTGATGTGTTAAATATTGATAAGCTTGCTTATTCTGATGGTGCATTACGCGAAGGTGTCATGTATGACTTATTGGGGCGTTTCCAGCATGAGGATATTCGTGACCGTAGTGTGCAAGCATTGATGGGACGTTATAATGCTGATCCTAAACAAGCAGAACGTGTCGTTAAAACTGCGCAACATTTGTTTGATCGTGTTGCTGATGCTTTAAATTTAACAACAGAAGACAGTGACTTACTGCGTCGTGCAGCTTATTTGCATGAAATTGGTTTAGCAATTAGTCATGGCGGATATCATCGTCATGGGGCTTATTTATTGCAACATTCGGATATTCCTGGCTTCTCACAAATTGATCAAAATCATCTTTCACATCTCGTTTCGCATCATCGACGTAAGTTACGCGTCGATGCAAAAAATGATGTATTTAAGGTTGGTGGCAAGCATTTAGTCTATCTTTGTCTATTACTTCGCCTAGCAGTTTTACTTAACCATAGTCGTAGTGATCAGATGCTTCCTGCCATTGAACTGAGTGTGGTAAATGATCAACAATGGCAGTTGAGCGTATCTGGCGATGCTAAACAATGGCCTTTATTGGTTGCCGATTTGCATGACGAACAAGTGCAATTTAAACATTGGGACATTGAGTTAAATATTCAGTCAGACAAATTTGTTGATTAA
- the trxA gene encoding thioredoxin, with product MSATIVNTSDENFQTDVLDAETPVLVDFWAGWCAPCKAIAPVLEDLSNEYEGKVKIVKVDVTACEETAVKYNIRNIPALLMFKNGEVVAQQVGAAPRSKLAAFIDQNI from the coding sequence ATGTCTGCGACTATTGTTAATACATCTGATGAAAACTTCCAAACAGATGTTCTCGATGCTGAAACTCCCGTTCTTGTTGATTTCTGGGCTGGCTGGTGCGCACCTTGTAAAGCCATCGCACCTGTTCTTGAAGATTTATCAAATGAGTACGAAGGCAAAGTGAAAATCGTGAAAGTCGATGTTACGGCTTGCGAAGAAACAGCTGTGAAATATAACATTCGTAATATCCCAGCATTACTTATGTTTAAAAACGGTGAGGTTGTTGCTCAACAAGTAGGTGCAGCTCCACGCTCTAAACTTGCAGCATTTATCGATCAAAACATCTAA